One Alicyclobacillus vulcanalis genomic region harbors:
- a CDS encoding helix-turn-helix domain-containing protein — MSSYSPVPALGERIAQLRKERGLTQAKLAERARLSTSAIAMYETNRRQPDERTLAQIAEALGVDMSQIAPHLTAPAAASSPPKAKPAPRQRDTVSAPAERRAPAAEDGHGGSPDAPGVTQLVLTKDEARLILFVRMHPDAMPFLQSYVTADPDKRRQLERAWRLIQAFQG, encoded by the coding sequence ATGAGCTCGTACTCGCCCGTGCCGGCGCTCGGAGAGCGCATTGCGCAACTGCGCAAGGAGCGCGGACTGACGCAGGCCAAGCTCGCGGAGCGCGCCCGCCTTTCGACGAGCGCGATTGCCATGTACGAGACCAACCGCCGCCAGCCGGACGAGCGCACGCTCGCGCAAATTGCGGAGGCGCTCGGCGTCGACATGAGCCAAATTGCCCCGCACCTCACCGCGCCAGCCGCGGCGTCCTCGCCTCCAAAGGCAAAACCCGCGCCCAGGCAGCGCGATACCGTCTCTGCGCCCGCAGAGCGCCGCGCACCCGCGGCGGAAGATGGGCACGGAGGCAGCCCGGACGCGCCGGGCGTGACGCAGCTTGTCCTCACCAAGGACGAAGCCCGGCTCATCCTGTTCGTCCGCATGCACCCCGACGCCATGCCGTTTCTCCAGTCGTACGTCACCGCCGATCCCGACAAGCGCCGCCAACTGGAGCGCGCGTGGCGGCTCATCCAGGCCTTCCAGGGCTA
- a CDS encoding globin domain-containing protein encodes MQPTSLYEAIGGAATFRRLVDAFYDRVEQDELLRPLFPPTFDEVKERQYWFLTQLFGGPRLYTERRGHPMLRARHLRFPITLRHAERWLHCMAAAMQEVELPRAAQAVMLERLAGIAQHMVNTPGEEEEA; translated from the coding sequence GTGCAACCGACATCGCTGTACGAGGCCATCGGCGGCGCCGCGACCTTTCGACGACTCGTCGACGCGTTTTATGATCGCGTCGAACAAGACGAGCTCCTGAGGCCGCTGTTCCCGCCGACCTTTGACGAGGTGAAAGAGCGCCAATACTGGTTTTTGACCCAGCTCTTTGGCGGGCCTAGGCTGTACACGGAGCGCCGCGGTCACCCCATGCTGCGAGCGAGACACCTGCGCTTTCCCATCACGCTGCGCCACGCGGAGCGATGGCTTCACTGCATGGCCGCGGCGATGCAGGAGGTCGAGCTGCCGCGTGCCGCGCAGGCGGTCATGCTCGAGCGGCTCGCCGGGATCGCGCAACACATGGTCAACACGCCTGGAGAGGAGGAAGAAGCATGA
- a CDS encoding YlbF family regulator, translating into MNPYDHAHALARAMQAWEPYQRAKRAKEAIERDEPTKQMVLDFYRRQYQLEAKRLRGEEPTQEELETLRRLSEIVQLHQDARAYLEADLELQRLWMDIQRIVAEPLEDVRLWSLDDIMREMGRES; encoded by the coding sequence GTGAACCCGTACGATCATGCGCACGCCCTGGCGCGGGCGATGCAGGCGTGGGAGCCGTATCAGCGCGCGAAACGCGCCAAGGAGGCCATCGAGCGGGACGAGCCGACGAAGCAGATGGTCCTCGATTTCTATCGGCGCCAGTATCAGCTCGAGGCCAAGCGGCTCCGCGGTGAAGAACCGACCCAGGAGGAACTGGAGACGCTGCGCAGACTGTCGGAGATTGTGCAACTTCATCAGGACGCCCGGGCGTACCTCGAGGCGGATCTTGAGCTGCAGCGGCTGTGGATGGATATTCAGCGCATCGTCGCCGAGCCGCTCGAAGATGTCCGCCTGTGGTCGCTGGACGATATCATGAGGGAAATGGGGCGAGAGTCGTGA
- a CDS encoding metal-dependent hydrolase, producing the protein MKLTYHGQSCFVIESGEHRLVIDPFLSGNPNAVAKPEDIKVQWVVLTHGHADHVLDAEAIARNNNATIIAANELAVYYAGKGLNVHPMGIGGKRDFPFGRVKVTLAFHGSGVETDQGLVYVGPPVGFLLTLEGKTIYHAGDTGLFGDMKILGELNSIDLALLPIGDNFTMGPEDALIAAEWLKAKKVIPMHYNTFPLIAQDGAKFVEDCKARGIDAIELKVGESYEL; encoded by the coding sequence GTGAAACTGACGTACCATGGCCAATCCTGTTTCGTGATCGAAAGCGGAGAGCATCGCCTGGTCATCGATCCGTTTTTGAGTGGCAATCCCAACGCGGTGGCCAAGCCGGAGGACATCAAGGTGCAGTGGGTCGTCCTCACGCACGGCCATGCCGATCACGTCCTCGACGCCGAGGCGATTGCCCGCAACAACAACGCGACGATTATCGCGGCGAACGAATTGGCCGTCTATTACGCAGGCAAAGGGTTGAACGTTCACCCGATGGGCATCGGGGGCAAGCGGGACTTCCCGTTCGGCCGGGTCAAGGTGACGCTCGCCTTCCACGGCTCCGGCGTCGAGACGGATCAAGGGCTCGTGTACGTCGGCCCGCCGGTCGGCTTCCTGCTGACCTTGGAGGGCAAGACCATCTATCACGCCGGGGACACCGGGCTGTTCGGCGACATGAAGATCCTCGGGGAGCTGAACTCCATCGATCTCGCGCTGCTTCCCATTGGTGACAATTTCACCATGGGGCCGGAGGACGCGCTCATCGCGGCGGAGTGGCTCAAGGCCAAGAAGGTCATCCCCATGCACTACAACACCTTCCCCCTCATCGCTCAGGACGGGGCCAAGTTCGTCGAAGACTGCAAGGCGCGCGGCATCGACGCGATCGAGCTGAAGGTGGGCGAGTCGTACGAACTGTGA